A window from Culex pipiens pallens isolate TS chromosome 3, TS_CPP_V2, whole genome shotgun sequence encodes these proteins:
- the LOC120422357 gene encoding protein CREBRF homolog isoform X1 codes for MSGVGNAQGHTGFFNVPEFYDQSNSSLGHSSIKLESSASPSPSPSSNQHHHHHHQHSMMDALSSNPILTTASVPIPSRNSGGNQRVAPVDLSEYVFDIEQSQSPQMLQDISFITTSAGTNLNTSTPVDTIFTLQNISESGFVSDGIQIGTINMSGFGGPEIWNTDSFGQIVSPSSTVSSVAHLTGQQGQFHMDEDDIYQLDKDELIGDATLGDIFATDLLHEDLLLLNPTLSQPSPNLSGDSGSGSAIHLSPSLPQQILRSNTNANNNMAMSGNVHLTNDLLLPANCEMYEDHTQISTSPYNTSNNVSSPAAFSPGSHSSSPSLGFTQTLTPPTHNRLHQQIQMNTMNNNSRLIKMENAEKSKAQNVTNNNPGNVGQVQYNPKYSTLQQLLMSNTGADRSGMMLGQSVPGNSSVLMNGTSLSPGGFSNRRMLHHLQAQAGSSTNSGIGGAGSAGGTSGGTMSRLSSSAPTHVGMDMLMWQRREPRPHLLSTGSVAEAGSTSSLSTGSVLSPEAPDFSHDEGYSDDSEHYEDFSSGDDDSDIEDGGRSGPSSSSSKAKRYFWQYNVQAKGPKGQRLVIKTQTEDPHVLNEVTDPVFSPNCSVRGIKNLRLQHSGKARKGDGNDLTPNPKKLHNIGKELDKLGRVINDMTPVSELPFNARPKTRKEKNKLASRACRLKKKAQHEANKLKLYGLETEHKRLINGINQMKQIIMTKCSQVPTESVEECSQRMDGLVQTATKIKIAGNSTEFVNKILEVLKAGQHVNIDKVLEEF; via the exons ATGAGCGGTGTCGGTAACGCTCAAGGTCATACCGGCTTCTTCAATGTTCCGGAGTTTTACGATCAGTCCAACAGCAGCCTAGGCCACTCCTCGATCAAGCTAGAGTCGTCTGCGTCGCCCAGTCCATCGCCGAGCAGCAACCAGCACCATCATCACCATCACCAGCACAGCATGATGGACGCACTCAGCAGCAATCCGATCCTGACGACGGCGTCGGTTCCGATTCCGTCCCGCAACAGCGGCGGTAACCAGCGGGTCGCCCCGGTTGATCTGTCGGAGTACGTGTTTGATATTGAGCAGAGTCAGTCGCCGCAGATGTTGCAGGACATTAGCTTCATCACGACCAGTGCTGGGACCAATTTGAACACCTCGACGCCGGTGGACACGATCTTTACGCTGCAGAACATCTCCGAGAGTGGATTCGTGAGTGATGGTATTCAGATTGGGACGATCAACATGAGTGGATTTGGAGGGCCTGAAATTTGGAACACGGACTCGTTTGGTCAGATTGTGTCTCCGTCGTCGACGGTTTCCTCCGTGGCGCATTTGACCGGTCAGCAGGGTCAGTTTCACATGGATGAAGACGATATTTACCAGCTGGATAAGGATGAACTGATTGGTGATGCCACGCTGGGAGATATCTTTGCGACTGATTTACTACACGAAGATCTGCTGCTATTGAATCCTACTTTGAGCCAGCCGTCGCCGAATCTCAGCGGAGATAGTGGAAGTGGAAGTGCAATTCATTTATCGCCTAGTCTGCCACAGCAAATATTACGATCAAATACGAATGCAAACAACAATATGGCCATGTCCGGCAATGTGCATCTGACGAACGATCTGCTGCTTCCAGCAAACTGTGAAATGTACGAAGATCACACCCAAATCTCCACTTCTCCGTACAACACTTCGAATAATGTCAGCTCTCCGGCGGCCTTTTCCCCTGGAAGTCACAGCTCCAGTCCGTCGCTGGGATTCACACAAACGTTGACTCCGCCGACCCACAATAGACTCCATCAGCAAATTCAAATGAATACCATGAACAACAACAGCCGTTTGATCAAGATGGAAAATGCCGAGAAGTCAAAGGCCCAGAATGTGACCAACAACAACCCAGGCAACGTTGGTCAGGTGCAGTACAATCCAAAGTATTCCACCTTGCAGCAGCTGTTGATGAGCAACACCGGAGCCGATCGGAGCGGCATGATGCTGGGTCAATCCGTGCCCGGAAACTCGTCGGTGCTGATGAACGGAACTTCGCTCAGCCCGGGTGGATTCAGCAATCGCCGTATGCTTCACCACCTGCAAGCGCAGGCCGGTTCCAGCACCAACTCGGGAATCGGTGGCGCTGGCAGTGCTGGTGGCACGAGCGGTGGAACCATGTCCCGGCTGTCCTCGTCGGCTCCGACTCACGTGGGCATGGATATGTTGATGTGGCAGCGCCGTGAACCCCGTCCGCATCTGCTGTCGACCGGAAGTGTGGCCGAGGCAGGATCAACCTCGTCACTGAGCACCGGCAGCGTTCTTAGCCCGGAAGCACCGGATTTTTCACACGACGAAGGATATTCAGACGACAGCGAACACTACGAGGACTTTTCCAGCGGTGATG ACGATTCCGACATCGAGGATGGCGGCAGAAGCGGTCCGTCGTCCAGCAGCTCCAAGGCCAAGCGCTACTTCTGGCAGTACAACGTCCAGGCCAAGGGTCCCAAGGGTCAGCGGCTGGTCATCAAAACCCAAACCGAGGATCCGCACGTGCTGAACGAGGTCACTGATCCGGTCTTCAGCCCGAACTGCTCCGTGCGCGGTATCAAG aaccttCGTTTACAGCACAGTGGTAAAGCACGCAAGGGCGACGGTAACGATCTGACGCCCAATCCGAAAAAGCTGCACAACATCGGCAAGGAGCTGGACAAGCTGGGACGCGTCATCAACGACATGACGCCGGTCAGCGAGCTACCGTTCAACGCGCGGCCCAAGACGCGCAAGGAGAAGAACAAGCTCGCGTCGCGGGCCTGCCGACTCAAGAAGAAGGCCCAGCACGAGGCTAACAAACTTAAGCTGTACGGCCTGGAGACGGAACACA AGCGCCTAATCAACGGTATCAACCAGATGAAGCAGATCATTATGACCAAGTGCAGCCAGGTCCCAACCGAATCCGTCGAAGAGTGCTCGCAAAGGATGGACGGTCTCGTCCAAACTGCAACCA AGATCAAAATCGCCGGAAACTCGACGGAGTTTGTCAACAAAATCCTAGAGGTCCTCAAGGCCGGCCAGCACGTCAACATCGACAAGGTGCTGGAGGAGTTTTAA
- the LOC120422357 gene encoding protein CREBRF homolog isoform X2, which produces MSGVGNAQGHTGFFNVPEFYDQSNSSLGHSSIKLESSASPSPSPSSNQHHHHHHQHSMMDALSSNPILTTASVPIPSRNSGGNQRVAPVDLSEYVFDIEQSQSPQMLQDISFITTSAGTNLNTSTPVDTIFTLQNISESGFVSDGIQIGTINMSGFGGPEIWNTDSFGQIVSPSSTVSSVAHLTGQQGQFHMDEDDIYQLDKDELIGDATLGDIFATDLLHEDLLLLNPTLSQPSPNLSGDSGSGSAIHLSPSLPQQILRSNTNANNNMAMSGNVHLTNDLLLPANCEMYEDHTQISTSPYNTSNNVSSPAAFSPGSHSSSPSLGFTQTLTPPTHNRLHQQIQMNTMNNNSRLIKMENAEKSKAQNVTNNNPGNVGQVQYNPKYSTLQQLLMSNTGADRSGMMLGQSVPGNSSVLMNGTSLSPGGFSNRRMLHHLQAQAGSSTNSGIGGAGSAGGTSGGTMSRLSSSAPTHVGMDMLMWQRREPRPHLLSTGSVAEAGSTSSLSTGSVLSPEAPDFSHDEGYSDDSEHYEDFSSGDDDSDIEDGGRSGPSSSSSKAKRYFWQYNVQAKGPKGQRLVIKTQTEDPHVLNEVTDPVFSPNCSVRGIKHSGKARKGDGNDLTPNPKKLHNIGKELDKLGRVINDMTPVSELPFNARPKTRKEKNKLASRACRLKKKAQHEANKLKLYGLETEHKRLINGINQMKQIIMTKCSQVPTESVEECSQRMDGLVQTATKIKIAGNSTEFVNKILEVLKAGQHVNIDKVLEEF; this is translated from the exons ATGAGCGGTGTCGGTAACGCTCAAGGTCATACCGGCTTCTTCAATGTTCCGGAGTTTTACGATCAGTCCAACAGCAGCCTAGGCCACTCCTCGATCAAGCTAGAGTCGTCTGCGTCGCCCAGTCCATCGCCGAGCAGCAACCAGCACCATCATCACCATCACCAGCACAGCATGATGGACGCACTCAGCAGCAATCCGATCCTGACGACGGCGTCGGTTCCGATTCCGTCCCGCAACAGCGGCGGTAACCAGCGGGTCGCCCCGGTTGATCTGTCGGAGTACGTGTTTGATATTGAGCAGAGTCAGTCGCCGCAGATGTTGCAGGACATTAGCTTCATCACGACCAGTGCTGGGACCAATTTGAACACCTCGACGCCGGTGGACACGATCTTTACGCTGCAGAACATCTCCGAGAGTGGATTCGTGAGTGATGGTATTCAGATTGGGACGATCAACATGAGTGGATTTGGAGGGCCTGAAATTTGGAACACGGACTCGTTTGGTCAGATTGTGTCTCCGTCGTCGACGGTTTCCTCCGTGGCGCATTTGACCGGTCAGCAGGGTCAGTTTCACATGGATGAAGACGATATTTACCAGCTGGATAAGGATGAACTGATTGGTGATGCCACGCTGGGAGATATCTTTGCGACTGATTTACTACACGAAGATCTGCTGCTATTGAATCCTACTTTGAGCCAGCCGTCGCCGAATCTCAGCGGAGATAGTGGAAGTGGAAGTGCAATTCATTTATCGCCTAGTCTGCCACAGCAAATATTACGATCAAATACGAATGCAAACAACAATATGGCCATGTCCGGCAATGTGCATCTGACGAACGATCTGCTGCTTCCAGCAAACTGTGAAATGTACGAAGATCACACCCAAATCTCCACTTCTCCGTACAACACTTCGAATAATGTCAGCTCTCCGGCGGCCTTTTCCCCTGGAAGTCACAGCTCCAGTCCGTCGCTGGGATTCACACAAACGTTGACTCCGCCGACCCACAATAGACTCCATCAGCAAATTCAAATGAATACCATGAACAACAACAGCCGTTTGATCAAGATGGAAAATGCCGAGAAGTCAAAGGCCCAGAATGTGACCAACAACAACCCAGGCAACGTTGGTCAGGTGCAGTACAATCCAAAGTATTCCACCTTGCAGCAGCTGTTGATGAGCAACACCGGAGCCGATCGGAGCGGCATGATGCTGGGTCAATCCGTGCCCGGAAACTCGTCGGTGCTGATGAACGGAACTTCGCTCAGCCCGGGTGGATTCAGCAATCGCCGTATGCTTCACCACCTGCAAGCGCAGGCCGGTTCCAGCACCAACTCGGGAATCGGTGGCGCTGGCAGTGCTGGTGGCACGAGCGGTGGAACCATGTCCCGGCTGTCCTCGTCGGCTCCGACTCACGTGGGCATGGATATGTTGATGTGGCAGCGCCGTGAACCCCGTCCGCATCTGCTGTCGACCGGAAGTGTGGCCGAGGCAGGATCAACCTCGTCACTGAGCACCGGCAGCGTTCTTAGCCCGGAAGCACCGGATTTTTCACACGACGAAGGATATTCAGACGACAGCGAACACTACGAGGACTTTTCCAGCGGTGATG ACGATTCCGACATCGAGGATGGCGGCAGAAGCGGTCCGTCGTCCAGCAGCTCCAAGGCCAAGCGCTACTTCTGGCAGTACAACGTCCAGGCCAAGGGTCCCAAGGGTCAGCGGCTGGTCATCAAAACCCAAACCGAGGATCCGCACGTGCTGAACGAGGTCACTGATCCGGTCTTCAGCCCGAACTGCTCCGTGCGCGGTATCAAG CACAGTGGTAAAGCACGCAAGGGCGACGGTAACGATCTGACGCCCAATCCGAAAAAGCTGCACAACATCGGCAAGGAGCTGGACAAGCTGGGACGCGTCATCAACGACATGACGCCGGTCAGCGAGCTACCGTTCAACGCGCGGCCCAAGACGCGCAAGGAGAAGAACAAGCTCGCGTCGCGGGCCTGCCGACTCAAGAAGAAGGCCCAGCACGAGGCTAACAAACTTAAGCTGTACGGCCTGGAGACGGAACACA AGCGCCTAATCAACGGTATCAACCAGATGAAGCAGATCATTATGACCAAGTGCAGCCAGGTCCCAACCGAATCCGTCGAAGAGTGCTCGCAAAGGATGGACGGTCTCGTCCAAACTGCAACCA AGATCAAAATCGCCGGAAACTCGACGGAGTTTGTCAACAAAATCCTAGAGGTCCTCAAGGCCGGCCAGCACGTCAACATCGACAAGGTGCTGGAGGAGTTTTAA